In a genomic window of Corvus hawaiiensis isolate bCorHaw1 chromosome Z, bCorHaw1.pri.cur, whole genome shotgun sequence:
- the RPP25L gene encoding ribonuclease P protein subunit p25-like protein, with product MENYKKTKIVEKPCPLPFTDLPADIIEMKVKDGSKIRNLMGYAMSKMEQDSVRQILFTGSGKAVSKTITCVEIMKRRLKELHQITKVLFRQIEEIWEPIVPEAGLDALTVKRNIPAICVLLSKDALDTQEPGYQAPGSSDAFWTETLTAESQGQMKRKQGGGRGAGSTGKHPRSTGGIPGGP from the coding sequence aTGGAGAACTATAAGAAGACCAAAATCGTGGAGAAACCTTGTCCTCTTCCTTTCACTGACCTGCCTGCTGATATTATTGAAATGAAGGTGAAGGACGGGAGCAAAATTAGGAATCTGATGGGCTATGCCATGAGCAAGATGGAGCAGGACTCGGTGAGGCAGATTCTTTTCACTGGCTCAGGCAAGGCTGTCAGCAAGACCATCACCTGTGTGGAAATCATGAAACGAAGGCTCAAGGAGCTGCACCAGATCACCAAAGTGCTCTTCAGACAGATTGAAGAAATCTGGGAACCCATTGTGCCTGAGGCAGGCCTCGATGCCTTGACAGTGAAGAGAAACATTCCTGCCATATGTGTCCTACTCAGCAAAGATGCCCTGGATACTCAGGAGCCAGGGTACCAGGCTCCAGGATCTTCTGATGCCTTCTGGACTGAGACACTGACAGCAGAATCGCAGGGACAGATGAAGAGGAAGCAGGGTGGAGGCCGGGGAGCCGGCAGCACAGGGAAGCACCCTCGCTCCACCGGGGGAATACCGGGGGGGCCCTGA